From the Variovorax paradoxus genome, the window AAGCTGCCGTTGATGGCGAGGTTGACGCGCCCGCGCACACGCGCCGGAATGAGTTCGTCGATGGCCGAGTTGATGGCCGCGTATTCGCCGCCGATGCCCAGCCCCGTGACGAAGCGGCACAGCGCGAAGAAGGCGAAGTTGGGAGAAAAGGCCGTGGCCAGCGTGCCGACGGTATAGACCACGAGCGTGATCAGGAAGAGCTTCTTGCGGCCCAGCCGGTCGGTCAGCCGACCGAAGAGCAGGGCGCCGAGCACCGCGCCCGCCACGTACACCGAGCCCGACAGGCCGATCTCCCCGGCCGAGAGTCCGAGCGTGTCGGGCCGCTCGAGCACCGCGCCGATCGAGCCCACCAGCGTGACCTCGAGCCCGTCGAGAACCCAGGCCACGCCCAGTGCGATCACCACGCGCCAATGCCATCGGGACCATGGCAGGCGGTCGAGGCGGGCGGGGATGTCGCTGCGCAGTACCGTCATCCAGCCGATTATTGGAAGGCGGCCGGCGCACCGCCTGTAGGACCCGGCCTCCGATGAGGCCGTGGCCCTGCGCAGGTCAGGCCGTCTCGGCCAGCGCGTCCGCCAGCGCGTTCACCATGCGGTCGATCTCGGCCTTCTCCGCGATGAAGGGCGGCGCGAGCTGGATGGTGTCGCCGCCGTAGCGCACGTAGAAGCCCTTCTTCCAGCAGTTCATCGCGATCTCGTACGGGCGGCGTGCGGGCTCGCCCGGCAGCGCGGCGATCGTGAGGCCCGCGGCCAGGCCGTAGTTGCGGATGTCGGCGACATGCTTGCTGCCCTTGAGGCTGTGCACCGCGTTCTCGAAGTGCGGCGCCAGCGCCTGCACGCGGCCGATCATGTCTTCCTTCTGCAGCACGTCGAGCGCGGCGATGCCGGCGGCGCAGGCCACCGGATGCGCGCCATAGGTGTAGCCGTGCGGGAATTCGAGCATGTAGTCGGGGCCGCCGGCGGCCATGAAGGTGTCGTAGATCTCCTTGCTGGCGACCACGGCGCCCAGCGGCTGCGCGCCGTTGGTGACCTGCTTGGCGATGTTCATGATGTCGGGCGTCACGCCGAAGGCTTCCGCGCCGGTGAAGGCGCCGCAGCGGCCGAAGCCGGTGATGACCTCGTCGAAGATCAGCAGGATGTTGTTGGCGGTGCAGATGTCGCGCAGGCGCTTCAGGTAGCCCTTGGGCGGGATCACCACACCGGCGGAGCCCGCGAAGGGCTCGACGATGACGGCCGCGATGTTCGATGCGTCGTGCAACGCGATCAGGTCGAGCAGGCGGTCGGCCAGTTCGGCGCCGTTGTCGGCCATGCCGCGCGTGAAGGCGTTGGCCGCCAGTTGCGTGTGCGGCAGGTGGTCGGCTTCGACGCCCTGGCCGAACAGCTTGCGGTTGGCCGCGATGCCGCCCACCGAGATGCCGCCGTAGTTCACGCCGTGGTAGCCCTTCTCGCGCCCGATCAGCCGGGTCTTGCTGGCCTGTCCCTTGGTGCGCCAGTAGGCACGCGCCATCTTCAGCGAGGTGTCCGCGGCTTCGGAGCCCGAGCCGGTGAAGAACACGTAGTCGAGGCCGGCGGGCGTGAGTTCCTTGATCTTGTTGGCCAGCTCGAACGAGGCGGGGTGGCCGAACTGGAAGGCTGGCGAGTAGTCGAGCCTGGCGATCTGGCGGCTCACTGCCTCCGTGATCTCGGGGCGGCCGTGGCCCAGGCCGGAGCACCACAGGCCCGACAGGCCGTCGAAGATCTTGCGCCCGTCGATGTCGGTGAAGTAGGCGCCCTTGGCCTCCACGATGATCCGCGGATCGGCCTTGAAGTTGCGGTTGCCGGTGTAGGGCATCCAGTGCGCGTCGAGCCAGGCGGCGTCGGTGCGCGTCGCGGGTGTCGGATCGATGGCGGGCGTTGCAAGGGTCATGGCGATTCCCGCGCAGGGCGGGCTCCAGAGGTAAAGAGGGTGAACGGGGTGTGCCGATTGTTGGCAGAGCCATCAGTGTGGAGAATGGCGCAATATCAATGTTCACTTGACAGTTCATGCAAGTAAGAGAGAAAGCCCGAAACGGTGCCGCCGGCACCCGCAATCGCGCCGTTCTGGGGCAGCTCAGCGACATGGACCTGCGCCTTCTCAAGGTGTTCAGGAGCGTGGTCGATTGCGGCGGCATGGCGGCCGCCGAGCTCGAGCTGAACATCGGCACCTCGACCGTGAGCCGCCACGTGAAGGACCTGGAAACGCGGCTCGGCCTCGTGCTGTGCCGGCGTGGCCGTGCGGGCTTCGGGCTCACCGCCGAAGGCCAGCGTGTGTACGACGAGACGTTGCGGCTGCTGGCTTCGGTCGACGCCTTCAGGGGCAGCATCGACGACATCCACAGCCGCATGGGCGGGCAGCTCGAGGTGGCGGTGTTCGACAAGACCGCCACCAATCCGCAGGCGCGCATCGGCGAGGCGATCGCGCGGTTCACCGAGCTCGCGCCCGAGGTGAGCCTGGCGCTGCATGTGGGTTCGATCAACGCGATCGAGCAGGGCGTGCTGGAAGGCAACTTCCAGATCGGCATCATCCCGGCGCACCGCAGTTCCAAGAGCCTGGTGTACGCCGACCTGTTCGACGAGACCATGCTGCTCTACTGCGGCGCGGGGCACCCGCTGTTCGATGCCGATCACGCGAAGCTCACCTGGGCAAAGCTGCGCGAGCACCATTTCGCGGGGCTCGGCTACCACTCGCCCAACATGGAACTGAGCCACCGCGCGAAGCTGTCGCGCAAGGCCACGGGCTTCGACCAGGAAGCGATTGCCACGCTGATCCTGTCTGGGCGCTTCCTGGGCTTCCTGCCCGACCACTATGCGCAGGCCTTCGAGCAGCGCGGGCTCATGAAGCCGGTGCTGCCGGCGCGCTTCAACTACGCGTGCCGCTTCGTGAGCCTGCTGCGGCGCTCGCCGAAGCCGTCGCGTGCGGTGCTGGCGTTTCAGGAGTGCCTGGAGCGGGCGCACGGGCACTCGTAGCGTCCGGCGGGCATCGCCGCGCGCGGTTTGCGCGTCTGGCGCTTGCTGCCGTGGAAGTCGCGCATATGCGGCAAGCCGCTGTTCCTGTTCGGTTCGGGTGCGCCGGCGGACACGGCCGCATGACCTGCCACGTCATCGACGCGCCTCGCGTGCGGCGCGACCATTCCTTCACCCCGCGATGTTGCGGGTCGAACCCCTCGAAAGGAACCGTCGCCATGAACACCGCAGCACACGATGCCACCGCCATTGCCCGCAGCTACATCGCAGTCTGGAACGAGACCGACGCCGCGCGCCGCGCCGCGCTGATCGAGGCCGGCTGGAGCGCCGACGCCCGCTACGTCGACCCGATGGCGCAGGCCAGCGGGCACGACCAGATCAGTGCGCTGGTCGGCGCGGTGCACCAGCGCTTTCCGGGCTTCCGCTTCAACCTGCTGGGCAAGGCGGACGCGCACGGCGACCACCTGCGTTTCTCGTGGACGCTGGGTCCGAGCGGCGCGGAAGACCTGATCCAGGGCACGGACTTCGTGCAGCTCGATGCGGGCAAGCTGCGCAGCGTCACCGGCTTTCTCGACAAGGTGCCCGTCGGTGCCTGAGCGCAAGCCGGATGAAAGCCTGGCGAGGGCTCAGTCCGGCGCGCCGGCCGGCCGGCCGCGCCACAGCTTGCGATAGACGGTCGCGCGGCTGATCCCCAGTGCCCTTGCGGCCTCCGCCACGTTGCCCCGCGCATCGGCCACCGCCTTGCGGATCAGCGCGGTCTCGACGTCGCGCAGGCGCGGTCGCGCGTCGGCAGGCGGCACACCCGGGGCGCCGCTCGTGGCACCGCCGCGGTGCGGCCGCACCTGCACCCGCAGGCCCGACCAGAGCGGCACCTCGAGCACTGCGTCGCCGCGGCGAGCCGCATCGAACATCATGTGCAGCGGCAGCGCGAAGAGGTCGTTGAACATCAGTGCATGCTCGTTGCGCGCCAGCGGCTGGTGCAGCATCTGCCGTGCCGCTGCGTTGGCCCCGGTGACGCGGCCTTCCGCGTCGATGCACAGCAGGCCCTCGGTGGCTTCGCTGGCCGTGCAGCCGGGCCAGGCCAGGTGCAGCAGCAGCTCGCAGGGCTCGCGCAGCACCAGCGAGTTCTCGATGCTGCGCGCCGACAGCGTGGCCAGGTGGCGCAGCTCGGGCCGCTCCACCACCTGCACGCCGGTCAGGTCGAGCATGCCGATGCAGTCGCCGCGCGGCCCGAAGAGCGGCGCGCCGGCGCAGCTGTAGACGCTGGTGTCGTCATGGAAGTGCTCGCCGCGGTGCAGCCACACCGATTCCTGCTCGGCCAGCGCGGTGCCTATTGCACTCGTGCCGATGGCGCGTTCCGACAGGTCGACACCGACGCGGCCGATGTCGCGCGCGAAGCGGCTGGCGGCATCGGTGCCGTCGGGGAGGTTACCCACGTCGACGACGATGCCGTCGGCGTCGGTCAGGATGGCGAAGTAGCGGGTGTCCGCGATGGCGCGCGAGAGGCGGTCGATCACCGGACGTGCCGCCGCGACCAGCGCGCGGTTGCGTTCGGTGACATCGCAGCTGGCCGACCGGCTCACCGGCTCGAAGCTGACCCGCTGCTGCGGCCGGCGGCCGGCCTCGAGGCAGCGCTGCCACGAACGAGCGATCCAGGCGTCGATGCATGCATGCGCGCGCGCACCGTGCGAGTCGCCTTCGATGAGTTCGCGGCGGGCTTGGGCAATGGCCAGGGAGCGCTCTGCGGAGGGCGGGACGAGAGTGGGGGTCATCGTGTGTGTTCGCTCGTGCGGCGGCTTTTCCGGGCTCGCCGGGCGGCAACCTGTTTCATTTTGAGAATTTCGCGCGCTCTGTGCAAGTGTCAAGGGTTTTTGCCTAGGATGGCGCGACGGACCGGCATCCAAGATGCCTTTTGCTGAACCAGCCATCACCTTCAACGGAGACAGCCACATGCAGGTCGCTTTCAAGGTCAACGGCCGCCAGGTCACGGTCGACGCTCCTCCCAACACCTTCCTCGTCCACGCCATCCGGGAGCACCTCCATCTCACCGGGACGCACGTCGGCTGCGACACCGCGCAGTGCGGTGCCTGCACCGTCCATGTGAACGGCAGGGCAGTGAAGTCGTGCAACATCCTGGTCGCGCAGGCAGCGGGCGCGGACATCACCACCATCGAGGGCATCGCCGAGGCCGATGGCACCATGCACCCCATGCAGGCTGCCTTCAAGGAGTGTCACGGCCTTCAATGCGGCTTCTGCACACCGGGCATGGTCATGAGCGCCATCGACCTGTGCACCCACCACCCGAAGTCGAGCGAATCGGAGATCCGCGAACTGCTCGACGGCAACCTGTGCCGCTGCACGGGCTACCAGAACATCGTAAAGGCCGTGAAGATGGGCGGCGAGGCGATGGCCTCGGGCGCTCCGGTCAAGACCACCGTCACGGCGTGAAGGAAACAGCATCATGGGTGCTTCCGACTTCTCGAACCTGCCCCACATCGGCGAGGCGCTGCGCCGCAAGGAAGACTACCGCTTCCTGACCGGCGCGGGCAATTACACCGACGACATCACGCTGGCCAACCAGAGCCATGCGGTCTTCGTGCGCTCGCCGCATGCCCACGCCGTCATCAGGTCGGTCGACACCGCCGAGGCCCTCAAGATGCCCGGCGTGGTCGGCATCTTCAGCGGCAAGGACATCGAGGGCAAGATGGGCGGGCTGCCCTGCGGCTGGCTCATCAACAACCCCGACGGCACGCCGATGAAGGAGCCGATGCACCCGATCCTGGCGATCAACAAGGTGCGCTACGTGGGCGACCATGTGGCCATGGTGGTGGCCGAGACGGTCGAGCAGGCGAAGAACGCGGCCGAGGCGGTCGTGGTCGACTACGACGTGCTGCCCGCGCTGGTGAGCGTGGCCGACGCAGCGAAGAAGGCCGGCGGCGTCACGCTGCACGACGAGGCGCCCGACAACCAGTGCTACAAGTGGGCGCTGGGCGACAAGGCGGCGGTCGATGCGGCCTTCGCCAACGCCGCGCACGTCACGAAGCTCGATCTGGTCAACAACCGGCTGGTGCCCAATCCGATCGAGCCGCGCGTGGCCATCGGCAGCTACAGCCGCGGCACCGACGACTACACGCTGTACGTGTCCAACCAGAACCCGCACGTCGAGCGCCTGCTCATGACGGCCTTCGTGCTGGGGCTGCCCGAGCACAAGGTGCGGGTGGTGGCACCCGACGTGGGCGGCGGCTTCGGCTCGAAGATCTTCCTGTACGCGGAAGACGTGTGCCTGACCTGGGCCGCCAAGCAGCTCAACCGCAACATCAAGTGGACGGCCGAGCGCTCGGAATGCTTCCTGTCGGATGCCCACGGCCGGGACCACGTGAGCCACGCCGAGATGGCGATGGACGACCAGGGCAAGTTCCTGGCCATGCGCGTGCACACCGACGCCAACCTCGGCGCCTACCTGTCGACCTTCGCGACCGCGGTGCCGACCATCCTCTACGCGACGCTGCTCGCGGGCCAGTACACCACGCCGCAGATCTACGTCGAGGTCGATGCGTGGTTCACCAACACCGCGCCGGTCGATGCCTACCGCGGGGCGGGCCGGCCCGAGGCCACCTACCTGCTGGAGCGGCTGGTGTCGCGCTGCGCCTGGGAAATGAACCTGGGGCAGGACGAGATCCGCAAGCGCAACTTCATCACCACCTTCCCCTACCAGACGCCGGTGGCGCTCCAGTACGACACGGGCGACTTCCATGCCTGCATGGACAAGGCGCGTGTGCTGGCGGAGGTCGACGGCTTCGCGTCGCGCAAGGCGGCCAGCGAAGCGCAGGGCAAGCTGCGCGGCATCGGCTACTCGAGCTACATCGAGGCCTGCGGCATCGCGCCGTCGAACATCGCCGGTGCCCTCGGCGCGC encodes:
- a CDS encoding aspartate aminotransferase family protein, whose protein sequence is MTLATPAIDPTPATRTDAAWLDAHWMPYTGNRNFKADPRIIVEAKGAYFTDIDGRKIFDGLSGLWCSGLGHGRPEITEAVSRQIARLDYSPAFQFGHPASFELANKIKELTPAGLDYVFFTGSGSEAADTSLKMARAYWRTKGQASKTRLIGREKGYHGVNYGGISVGGIAANRKLFGQGVEADHLPHTQLAANAFTRGMADNGAELADRLLDLIALHDASNIAAVIVEPFAGSAGVVIPPKGYLKRLRDICTANNILLIFDEVITGFGRCGAFTGAEAFGVTPDIMNIAKQVTNGAQPLGAVVASKEIYDTFMAAGGPDYMLEFPHGYTYGAHPVACAAGIAALDVLQKEDMIGRVQALAPHFENAVHSLKGSKHVADIRNYGLAAGLTIAALPGEPARRPYEIAMNCWKKGFYVRYGGDTIQLAPPFIAEKAEIDRMVNALADALAETA
- a CDS encoding LysR family transcriptional regulator, which gives rise to MQVREKARNGAAGTRNRAVLGQLSDMDLRLLKVFRSVVDCGGMAAAELELNIGTSTVSRHVKDLETRLGLVLCRRGRAGFGLTAEGQRVYDETLRLLASVDAFRGSIDDIHSRMGGQLEVAVFDKTATNPQARIGEAIARFTELAPEVSLALHVGSINAIEQGVLEGNFQIGIIPAHRSSKSLVYADLFDETMLLYCGAGHPLFDADHAKLTWAKLREHHFAGLGYHSPNMELSHRAKLSRKATGFDQEAIATLILSGRFLGFLPDHYAQAFEQRGLMKPVLPARFNYACRFVSLLRRSPKPSRAVLAFQECLERAHGHS
- a CDS encoding nuclear transport factor 2 family protein; translation: MNTAAHDATAIARSYIAVWNETDAARRAALIEAGWSADARYVDPMAQASGHDQISALVGAVHQRFPGFRFNLLGKADAHGDHLRFSWTLGPSGAEDLIQGTDFVQLDAGKLRSVTGFLDKVPVGA
- a CDS encoding helix-turn-helix domain-containing protein; this encodes MTPTLVPPSAERSLAIAQARRELIEGDSHGARAHACIDAWIARSWQRCLEAGRRPQQRVSFEPVSRSASCDVTERNRALVAAARPVIDRLSRAIADTRYFAILTDADGIVVDVGNLPDGTDAASRFARDIGRVGVDLSERAIGTSAIGTALAEQESVWLHRGEHFHDDTSVYSCAGAPLFGPRGDCIGMLDLTGVQVVERPELRHLATLSARSIENSLVLREPCELLLHLAWPGCTASEATEGLLCIDAEGRVTGANAAARQMLHQPLARNEHALMFNDLFALPLHMMFDAARRGDAVLEVPLWSGLRVQVRPHRGGATSGAPGVPPADARPRLRDVETALIRKAVADARGNVAEAARALGISRATVYRKLWRGRPAGAPD
- a CDS encoding (2Fe-2S)-binding protein — protein: MQVAFKVNGRQVTVDAPPNTFLVHAIREHLHLTGTHVGCDTAQCGACTVHVNGRAVKSCNILVAQAAGADITTIEGIAEADGTMHPMQAAFKECHGLQCGFCTPGMVMSAIDLCTHHPKSSESEIRELLDGNLCRCTGYQNIVKAVKMGGEAMASGAPVKTTVTA
- a CDS encoding xanthine dehydrogenase family protein molybdopterin-binding subunit, whose translation is MGASDFSNLPHIGEALRRKEDYRFLTGAGNYTDDITLANQSHAVFVRSPHAHAVIRSVDTAEALKMPGVVGIFSGKDIEGKMGGLPCGWLINNPDGTPMKEPMHPILAINKVRYVGDHVAMVVAETVEQAKNAAEAVVVDYDVLPALVSVADAAKKAGGVTLHDEAPDNQCYKWALGDKAAVDAAFANAAHVTKLDLVNNRLVPNPIEPRVAIGSYSRGTDDYTLYVSNQNPHVERLLMTAFVLGLPEHKVRVVAPDVGGGFGSKIFLYAEDVCLTWAAKQLNRNIKWTAERSECFLSDAHGRDHVSHAEMAMDDQGKFLAMRVHTDANLGAYLSTFATAVPTILYATLLAGQYTTPQIYVEVDAWFTNTAPVDAYRGAGRPEATYLLERLVSRCAWEMNLGQDEIRKRNFITTFPYQTPVALQYDTGDFHACMDKARVLAEVDGFASRKAASEAQGKLRGIGYSSYIEACGIAPSNIAGALGARAGLFECGEIRVHPTGSVTVFTGSHSHGQGHETTFAQVVAARLGIPVENVDVVHGDTGRVPFGMGTYGSRSISVGGAAIMKALDKIETKAKKIAAHLMEASDADIEFANGEFTVKGTDKKIPFGQVALTAYVPHNYPLDKLEPGLNETAFYDPTNFTFPGGTYICEVEIDRQTAEVRVDRFTAVDDFGTIINPMIVEGQVHGGLVQGIGQALLENCVYDNETGQLLTGSFMDYAMPRAAEFPQFKLDTVCTPCTHNPLGTKGCGEAGAIGSPPAVINAVLDALAPLGVKDFDMPASSSRVWEAMQKGSGSAAKDSMPQQPALAASTQGRPAP